The Paenibacillus sp. YPG26 genome includes a window with the following:
- a CDS encoding GNAT family N-acetyltransferase — MEGNRTNMPKIRLAKKTEFEALTLIWLNATLAAHSFVEREHWEAGLPDMENKWLPMSENYIIEIGEPPRIGGFLSLVDNYLAAIFIDPRVQNEGWGSELLTKAKQLRDSLTLKVYQKNGPALSFYLKHGFVIDHEEVDSSTGEKEYVMKWCR, encoded by the coding sequence ATGGAGGGTAACAGAACCAATATGCCTAAGATTCGTCTAGCGAAGAAAACAGAGTTTGAAGCATTAACACTTATTTGGTTAAATGCCACTTTGGCAGCACATTCTTTTGTGGAGCGGGAACATTGGGAAGCTGGACTGCCAGATATGGAGAACAAATGGCTCCCTATGTCCGAGAACTATATTATTGAAATCGGGGAGCCTCCGAGAATTGGAGGGTTTCTCTCTCTCGTCGATAATTACCTCGCAGCTATATTTATCGATCCTCGTGTTCAGAACGAGGGGTGGGGGTCAGAACTGCTTACCAAGGCCAAGCAGCTCAGGGACAGCTTGACACTGAAAGTCTATCAGAAGAATGGTCCAGCACTGAGCTTTTACCTTAAGCACGGCTTTGTTATTGACCATGAAGAAGTAGACAGCTCCACAGGCGAGAAGGAGTATGTTATGAAATGGTGCAGATAA
- the galU gene encoding UTP--glucose-1-phosphate uridylyltransferase GalU yields the protein MKVRKAVIPAAGLGTRFLPATKAQPKEMLPIVDKPAIQYIVEEAVQSGIESIIIVTGRNKKSIEDHFDKSVELERILKEKGKQDLLLEVQAISELAGIHYIRQKEPLGLGHAILCARQFIGDEPFAVLLGDDIMVSEPPALRQLISVFEETAKPVIGVKPVPISDVSKYGIIDPSTAEGGLYQVRGLVEKPSPEQAPSQMAVMGRYILQPSIFSVLEQIDRGAGGEYQLTDALHKICGTEGLLALELAGKRYDIGDKFGYIQATLEIGLNQEELYPLLMPYLKQLVHQ from the coding sequence ATGAAAGTCAGAAAAGCCGTAATTCCCGCCGCCGGACTCGGCACCCGCTTCCTGCCGGCAACCAAAGCACAGCCCAAGGAAATGCTCCCGATCGTCGACAAGCCGGCGATTCAATATATTGTGGAAGAAGCAGTGCAGTCCGGAATTGAGAGCATCATTATCGTAACCGGACGCAACAAGAAATCAATCGAGGACCACTTCGATAAGTCCGTTGAACTGGAACGCATCCTGAAGGAGAAGGGCAAGCAGGATCTGCTGCTTGAGGTTCAGGCCATCAGTGAGCTCGCAGGAATTCATTATATCCGGCAAAAGGAACCGCTGGGCCTGGGCCATGCCATCCTCTGCGCCAGGCAATTCATCGGAGATGAGCCGTTCGCCGTTCTGCTTGGAGACGATATTATGGTCTCCGAGCCTCCGGCTCTTAGACAGCTGATCTCCGTGTTCGAAGAGACTGCGAAGCCTGTAATCGGCGTCAAGCCGGTCCCGATATCCGATGTAAGCAAATACGGCATCATCGATCCTTCCACCGCAGAAGGTGGACTTTATCAGGTGAGAGGACTGGTGGAGAAGCCTTCTCCCGAACAGGCGCCCTCTCAAATGGCTGTGATGGGCCGGTACATCCTTCAGCCTTCCATCTTCTCCGTGCTGGAGCAGATCGACCGGGGAGCCGGCGGGGAATACCAGCTTACAGATGCGCTGCATAAAATTTGCGGTACAGAAGGGCTGCTTGCTCTTGAACTCGCCGGGAAGAGATATGATATCGGTGACAAATTCGGCTATATTCAGGCTACCCTGGAGATCGGGCTTAACCAGGAAGAACTGTATCCGCTGCTTATGCCCTATTTGAAGCAGCTTGTTCATCAGTAA
- a CDS encoding ABC transporter permease yields MAQLINQEARVEPGTTPVTAASKFRKELGWLNHVPAWLHGLLVPIALLILWQIAGDTGLVTKEQLPTPLAIIKRFIELGASGELYHHLGVSSLRALGGFMLGSAIGLLVGMFIGIGKIIERTLDPSLQMLRTVPLLALIPLFILWFGIGEFSKILMISLGAFFPVYLNTFLGIRSVDTKLYDVSRILGYSRWHQLTKLIIPSALPNILLGLRLAMSTSWLILVFAELMGTSAGIGYMIEDARTYSNTDIVFVGIILFALVGSISDIIVHALEKRWLRWWDTFKG; encoded by the coding sequence ATGGCACAGCTCATCAATCAAGAAGCACGGGTAGAGCCCGGCACCACTCCGGTTACAGCTGCCTCCAAGTTCAGGAAGGAGCTCGGCTGGCTGAACCATGTTCCCGCATGGCTTCATGGGCTGCTCGTTCCTATCGCCTTGCTCATCCTATGGCAGATCGCCGGAGACACTGGACTTGTGACCAAGGAGCAGCTGCCTACTCCTCTTGCAATTATAAAGAGATTCATAGAGCTTGGTGCAAGCGGTGAACTGTATCATCATCTCGGGGTCAGCTCCCTTCGGGCCCTGGGCGGCTTCATGCTGGGTTCGGCGATCGGTCTGCTGGTTGGGATGTTCATCGGGATTGGCAAAATAATCGAACGGACCCTAGATCCATCCCTGCAAATGCTGAGGACCGTCCCGCTTCTAGCCCTGATTCCGCTATTCATCCTGTGGTTCGGAATCGGCGAATTCAGCAAAATTCTGATGATTTCATTAGGCGCGTTCTTCCCCGTGTATCTGAATACATTTCTCGGTATCCGAAGCGTGGACACCAAGCTGTATGACGTCAGCCGGATCCTAGGGTATTCCCGCTGGCATCAGCTGACCAAGCTCATTATCCCTTCTGCGCTGCCCAATATCCTGCTCGGCCTGCGCCTGGCGATGAGCACCTCCTGGCTGATTCTCGTATTCGCCGAACTGATGGGAACCAGTGCCGGTATTGGCTATATGATTGAAGATGCCCGCACCTATTCCAACACAGACATTGTCTTCGTAGGTATTATTCTATTCGCTCTGGTAGGGTCGATATCCGATATTATCGTTCACGCACTCGAGAAGCGCTGGCTGCGCTGGTGGGATACATTCAAAGGTTAA
- a CDS encoding glycosyltransferase family 2 protein, which yields MSKEAKYSIIIPMYNEEAVIQETYRRLKKVMGTLQDPYELIFVNDGSRDQSAGIIKDYSCWDDTVKLIDFSRNFGHQVAITAGMDYASGEAVIVIDADLQDPPELILTMIDKWKEGYEVVYAKRVKRNGETLFKKWFASMFYRILRASTDIHIPVDTGDFRLMDRKVVAQMKQLPEKNRFVRGLVSWVGFRQTAVEYEREERFAGETKYPLRRMVKLSLDGIMSFSYKPLKLAGYAGMTLSILGFVYLLYVLYLALFTGATSKGWPSLIGIMLVFDGFVLIMLGVLGEYIGRIYDETKGRPLYIVNELHGIHQQEGKLAQERLTKV from the coding sequence ATGAGCAAAGAAGCGAAGTATTCAATTATTATTCCGATGTATAACGAGGAAGCTGTTATTCAGGAGACTTATAGACGTCTTAAAAAAGTAATGGGAACCCTGCAGGATCCCTATGAGTTAATCTTCGTTAATGATGGCAGCAGGGATCAGAGTGCCGGGATTATTAAGGATTACAGCTGCTGGGACGACACCGTCAAGCTGATTGATTTCTCGCGGAATTTCGGACATCAGGTTGCCATTACAGCAGGTATGGACTATGCGTCTGGAGAAGCGGTGATTGTTATTGATGCCGATCTTCAGGATCCTCCCGAGCTGATTCTCACGATGATTGATAAATGGAAGGAAGGCTACGAGGTTGTCTATGCGAAGCGGGTTAAAAGAAACGGGGAGACGCTCTTCAAAAAGTGGTTTGCCAGCATGTTCTACCGGATTCTCAGGGCTTCCACCGATATTCATATTCCGGTAGATACAGGGGATTTCCGCCTGATGGACCGCAAGGTCGTGGCGCAGATGAAACAACTGCCGGAGAAGAACCGGTTCGTCCGCGGTCTGGTCAGCTGGGTAGGCTTCCGCCAGACCGCGGTGGAGTATGAACGGGAGGAACGTTTTGCCGGGGAGACCAAGTATCCCCTCAGACGGATGGTCAAGCTGTCTTTGGACGGAATCATGTCCTTCTCCTACAAACCGCTGAAGCTGGCAGGCTACGCGGGAATGACGCTGTCCATTCTCGGATTCGTCTACCTCCTGTATGTTCTGTATCTCGCCTTATTTACGGGAGCAACAAGCAAAGGCTGGCCTTCCCTCATTGGGATCATGCTGGTGTTCGATGGATTTGTGCTGATTATGCTCGGGGTGCTCGGAGAATATATCGGCCGGATCTATGATGAGACCAAGGGGCGGCCGCTCTATATTGTGAATGAACTGCACGGGATCCACCAGCAGGAGGGCAAGCTCGCTCAAGAGCGCTTAACCAAGGTATGA
- a CDS encoding GtrA family protein encodes MNSRIIRLMRFGLVGLLNTGIDLAVFTLLIWVSTPVIPAQVLSYSCGVLNSYILNSRWTFREERNQNRKDELLRFVLVNLAALTISTFVLNTLSASTGMNLALCKLAATAVSILVNYAGSRYLVFGQQQTRDQHGQE; translated from the coding sequence ATGAACAGCAGAATTATTAGGCTGATGCGCTTCGGGCTGGTGGGACTCCTTAATACCGGAATTGATCTGGCTGTGTTCACACTCCTCATCTGGGTGAGCACCCCTGTTATTCCCGCCCAAGTCTTGTCCTACAGCTGCGGCGTACTGAACAGCTATATTCTGAACAGCAGATGGACTTTTCGTGAGGAACGTAATCAGAACAGGAAGGATGAGCTTCTCCGGTTTGTGCTGGTCAATCTTGCGGCATTAACGATATCCACGTTCGTACTAAATACGCTGTCCGCCAGCACGGGAATGAATCTTGCCCTCTGTAAGCTGGCTGCCACGGCAGTAAGCATCCTCGTTAATTATGCGGGAAGCCGTTATCTTGTGTTCGGGCAACAACAGACTAGAGATCAACATGGACAGGAGTGA
- a CDS encoding DUF3889 domain-containing protein, translated as MQAAKKGMITLFAALVISMLGAGNLAMAEPSYAEWGRVAVLETKKKYNADITDYKHIGRKAIRDSIYEEQFKLIVKKPSKEFGVYVSVQFNEDTGELLDIKYKEAAE; from the coding sequence ATGCAAGCCGCAAAAAAAGGGATGATCACATTATTCGCAGCTTTGGTTATAAGTATGCTGGGTGCGGGGAATTTGGCTATGGCGGAGCCTTCCTATGCGGAGTGGGGCAGAGTGGCTGTCCTGGAGACGAAGAAGAAGTATAATGCCGACATTACCGACTATAAGCATATCGGCAGGAAGGCGATCAGAGATTCTATCTATGAAGAGCAGTTCAAGTTAATCGTGAAGAAGCCTTCCAAGGAATTTGGTGTCTATGTAAGTGTACAGTTCAATGAAGATACCGGAGAACTGCTGGACATCAAATACAAAGAAGCTGCTGAATAG
- a CDS encoding ABC transporter permease, which translates to MFPVSTRDKTLQGGLHSAPQIRRARSRQIRRSNRWIGLLLPLTLLVVWQIAGSAGLLNPILLPAPSDIWEEFRSMLLSGELLSNLGISTWRVVAGFLMGGGLGLAAGLWVGFSYKAERLLNPSLQMLRTLPHLAIAPLFILWFGFGEESKLLLIAKGSFFPLYINTFLGIRSVDNKLFDVAKVLEFSRMQMITRLILPASLPNILLGTRLSLGVAWIGLVVAEMMGSTSGIGFMINDARSMSLTTVMFVGIVVFAIVGKLSDSLVLLVERRLLRWRDSFQGEGNS; encoded by the coding sequence ATGTTCCCTGTAAGCACCCGAGACAAGACACTTCAAGGCGGGCTTCACAGCGCGCCGCAAATACGGAGAGCACGTTCAAGACAAATTCGCCGCTCGAACAGATGGATTGGACTGCTGCTGCCGCTCACGCTTCTCGTGGTCTGGCAGATTGCCGGGTCAGCCGGACTGCTGAATCCGATCCTGCTGCCGGCTCCCTCCGACATTTGGGAGGAATTCCGTTCCATGCTGCTTAGCGGGGAACTGCTTAGCAACCTGGGCATTTCCACATGGCGGGTCGTAGCCGGCTTTCTGATGGGAGGCGGCCTTGGGCTGGCCGCAGGTCTATGGGTCGGCTTCTCTTACAAGGCCGAAAGGCTCCTGAATCCATCTCTGCAAATGCTGCGGACACTGCCCCATCTTGCCATTGCCCCCCTCTTCATCCTATGGTTCGGATTCGGAGAGGAATCCAAGCTGCTGCTGATTGCCAAGGGCTCTTTCTTCCCTCTGTATATCAATACGTTCCTCGGAATCCGCAGCGTGGATAACAAGCTGTTCGATGTAGCCAAAGTCCTTGAATTCAGCCGTATGCAGATGATCACGAGATTAATCCTGCCTGCATCCCTGCCTAATATCCTGCTTGGCACCCGCCTCTCGCTTGGCGTGGCCTGGATTGGTCTTGTGGTTGCAGAGATGATGGGTTCAACATCAGGAATCGGATTTATGATCAATGATGCGCGCTCTATGTCACTGACAACAGTCATGTTCGTGGGAATTGTGGTATTCGCTATTGTAGGCAAGCTGTCAGATTCGCTTGTTCTGCTGGTTGAGCGGAGGCTGCTCCGCTGGAGAGACAGCTTTCAGGGGGAGGGGAATTCGTAA
- a CDS encoding exo-alpha-sialidase, producing the protein MPVVNVTAALPGNHFEPSIAVNSVLSNFMCVVYVDDSLGTARIGVSISSNGGQTWSSSILPQPSGYASAEAPTVDYTFPNTFIVAAHVFNGFNDGTIVTYTSFDNGVNFNPPVIVQRGYGTIIHNDEPFIAVDRSPGSPYRGNAYVSYTPLFNFSAIFFQRSLNEGASWETPQRLSDPRGFHDRAAIAVGLSGEVYSGYILTGPMNPAASLRISYDGGASFTPQIARESILISSVVPVPSPLPVTGYGFRVQTNLSLGADISSGLGSGNVYAAWNDFRNGYSDILLSVSPDGQLWSIPVSVTGAPPGTQNFFPSITVSPSTGTIRIIYYTNRVNGFLLDVFVAESFNGGGAFSNRRLTDASFNPNGNSPTPVPLIGDYISAATSLPDTLAAVWNATTPPTGKQDVYFST; encoded by the coding sequence TTGCCGGTTGTAAATGTAACGGCGGCTTTGCCAGGGAATCATTTCGAGCCCTCGATCGCTGTTAATTCGGTATTATCCAATTTCATGTGTGTGGTATATGTGGATGACAGCTTGGGCACGGCGCGAATCGGCGTATCCATATCGTCAAATGGGGGGCAGACCTGGAGCAGCAGCATTCTCCCACAGCCGAGTGGTTATGCAAGTGCAGAGGCTCCCACTGTGGACTATACGTTCCCCAATACGTTTATTGTCGCTGCCCATGTATTTAACGGATTCAATGATGGGACCATTGTTACCTATACTTCATTCGATAACGGAGTGAATTTCAATCCGCCGGTCATTGTGCAGCGGGGATATGGGACGATTATTCACAATGATGAGCCCTTCATAGCGGTAGACCGCTCACCGGGCAGCCCTTACCGGGGCAATGCGTATGTCAGCTACACCCCGCTCTTCAACTTCTCGGCGATCTTCTTCCAGCGGTCCCTGAATGAGGGGGCAAGCTGGGAGACTCCCCAGCGGCTCAGTGATCCGAGAGGATTTCATGATCGCGCGGCTATTGCAGTAGGTCTATCGGGCGAAGTGTATTCGGGGTATATATTGACCGGACCGATGAATCCGGCGGCGAGCCTTCGCATCTCGTATGATGGAGGAGCCTCATTCACCCCGCAAATTGCGCGTGAATCCATCCTGATCTCATCTGTGGTTCCCGTTCCATCGCCTCTTCCCGTAACTGGTTATGGCTTCCGTGTGCAGACAAATCTGAGCCTTGGCGCAGACATATCGAGCGGTCTGGGAAGCGGCAATGTATACGCAGCCTGGAATGACTTCCGTAACGGTTACTCGGATATTCTGCTCTCGGTCTCACCGGATGGACAGCTGTGGTCTATTCCCGTAAGTGTAACCGGGGCGCCTCCAGGAACGCAGAATTTCTTCCCGTCCATTACGGTCTCTCCATCCACAGGGACTATCCGCATTATCTACTACACCAATCGGGTCAATGGCTTTCTCCTTGATGTCTTTGTAGCTGAGTCATTCAACGGCGGCGGGGCCTTCTCCAACCGGCGCCTGACCGATGCGTCCTTCAATCCGAATGGGAACTCCCCAACTCCTGTTCCGCTGATCGGGGATTATATTTCGGCAGCCACGAGCCTGCCGGATACGCTGGCTGCGGTCTGGAACGCAACTACGCCTCCTACGGGCAAGCAGGATGTCTACTTTTCAACCTAA
- a CDS encoding aliphatic sulfonate ABC transporter substrate-binding protein has protein sequence MKKWTITLLMLMVALTAAGCASKDTAATATPTATKSADGKTNYEGLTLKLGVQGKGGLYGKARQEKWYEQAFEKLGVKVEWAEFQSGPPMTEAMASDKLDFASLGNMPVIAAQAAGIQFEIISQILEGKQNTAIIVPANSTLKDIKDLKGKKVAVTKGSNAYNLLTRGLHDAGIEASEVQIIQLQPNEAQPAFDSGKVDAWATWDPYISINTLTGKGKVLAEGESLGVLAPSFVIVRKEIADKYPELVTTYLSVLEKSQEWEEQNSAEATKKYAADYKIPEAIVEGMLKRSKSVNIPVSQEIVTELQKTADFQKSIGTIRKQIQVSEVVNNKFIEEALKSTSSSK, from the coding sequence ATGAAGAAATGGACAATTACCCTGCTGATGCTAATGGTTGCACTTACTGCAGCAGGCTGCGCTTCCAAGGATACAGCTGCAACTGCCACTCCAACTGCAACCAAATCTGCGGACGGCAAGACGAATTATGAGGGACTTACCCTGAAGCTTGGTGTACAAGGTAAAGGCGGCTTATACGGCAAGGCCAGACAAGAGAAATGGTATGAGCAGGCTTTCGAGAAGCTTGGCGTGAAGGTGGAATGGGCCGAGTTCCAAAGTGGGCCGCCGATGACGGAGGCTATGGCTTCTGACAAGCTGGACTTCGCTTCACTTGGAAATATGCCGGTGATCGCCGCGCAAGCTGCGGGCATCCAATTCGAGATTATATCCCAGATTCTTGAGGGGAAGCAGAATACGGCGATCATTGTGCCCGCGAACAGCACGCTTAAGGATATTAAGGATTTGAAAGGTAAAAAGGTAGCCGTTACCAAAGGCAGCAACGCCTACAACCTGCTTACGCGTGGTCTGCATGATGCCGGAATTGAAGCGTCTGAGGTGCAGATCATCCAGCTTCAACCGAACGAGGCTCAGCCCGCTTTTGACTCGGGCAAGGTTGATGCCTGGGCTACCTGGGATCCGTACATCTCCATTAATACCCTTACCGGCAAAGGCAAGGTACTCGCCGAAGGTGAATCTCTCGGCGTACTGGCTCCTTCCTTCGTGATTGTCCGCAAGGAGATCGCTGATAAATATCCGGAGCTTGTCACTACTTATCTATCTGTACTTGAGAAATCCCAAGAATGGGAAGAACAGAATTCAGCTGAAGCCACCAAGAAATATGCTGCGGACTACAAGATTCCTGAGGCTATTGTCGAAGGCATGCTGAAGCGGTCCAAATCCGTGAACATTCCGGTTAGCCAGGAGATTGTTACAGAGCTTCAGAAGACCGCGGATTTCCAGAAGTCCATTGGAACCATACGCAAGCAGATTCAAGTATCGGAAGTTGTCAATAACAAGTTCATTGAAGAGGCGCTTAAATCCACATCTTCCTCCAAATAA
- a CDS encoding YolD-like family protein has protein sequence MAGKLEANGLWESSRMMLPEHKEAIIRAGRERNRRTKPIVDAQELELIERVLSESFRARTVVTVRLWGEYEDTELRGVVTSIHTHSREIKLQLGEDWQWIKIREIIGASR, from the coding sequence ATGGCAGGGAAGCTGGAGGCGAATGGATTATGGGAATCGTCAAGGATGATGCTGCCGGAGCACAAGGAGGCGATTATTCGGGCAGGCCGCGAGCGGAATCGCCGCACAAAGCCAATTGTGGATGCCCAAGAGCTGGAGCTGATTGAGCGCGTGCTGAGTGAATCGTTCAGAGCCCGTACAGTGGTCACAGTCAGGCTGTGGGGGGAATATGAAGATACGGAGCTGCGCGGTGTCGTCACTTCTATTCATACCCACAGCCGTGAGATCAAGCTGCAGCTGGGTGAGGATTGGCAGTGGATCAAGATCAGGGAGATTATCGGGGCCTCCAGATAG
- a CDS encoding LLM class flavin-dependent oxidoreductase, translating to MTQRTDQLHLGAFIYYAGHHHAGWRHPDSGVEGMYDFDLYRSIAETAERGKFDMIFFADLLYVQNVDMAASGMLDPITLLSALSAVTSRIGLTATVSTTYNHPYNVARKFASLDYISKGRAGWNIVTSQLDIEAHNYGLPKHPDHALRYEMAEEFVEAVTGLWDSWDDDALVLNRETGIYADPSKVKAIDYKGNWFSTKGPLNLPRPPQGNPVLIQAGSSPQGQQFASKYGEVIFTAQQSLEAAKAFYQSVNSKLIESGRAPGSLKIMPGISPILGATVEEARRKEQELMELIPAELAVAALSGMVSYDLSAYPPDGPLPEIPDPVEKSNGMKSRIQLIMDTARSQNLSILELGRRILGARGHLQFVGTPEQLADLMEQWFQEKACDGFNVMGPVLPGDLETFTDEVIPILQRRCLFRTEYTGTTLREHLGLLRPESGHFSSRGIKELSVN from the coding sequence ATGACCCAACGTACAGATCAGCTCCACCTGGGTGCATTCATCTATTATGCCGGTCATCACCATGCCGGATGGCGTCATCCTGATTCCGGAGTCGAAGGCATGTATGACTTCGACTTGTACCGCTCGATTGCCGAGACGGCGGAACGCGGCAAGTTCGATATGATTTTTTTCGCGGATTTATTATATGTACAGAACGTGGATATGGCCGCATCCGGCATGCTTGATCCGATCACACTCCTGTCTGCGCTGTCCGCGGTAACCTCCCGGATTGGCCTGACGGCAACCGTCTCCACCACCTATAATCACCCCTATAATGTGGCACGCAAATTTGCTTCACTGGATTATATCAGCAAAGGAAGAGCGGGCTGGAATATTGTGACTTCCCAGCTGGATATCGAAGCTCATAATTACGGACTTCCCAAGCACCCGGACCATGCGCTTCGCTATGAGATGGCTGAAGAGTTCGTGGAAGCCGTAACTGGACTCTGGGACAGCTGGGACGATGATGCGCTTGTCCTGAACCGTGAGACCGGGATCTATGCGGACCCCAGCAAGGTCAAGGCCATTGACTACAAAGGAAATTGGTTCTCGACCAAAGGCCCGCTCAACCTTCCCCGGCCGCCGCAGGGGAATCCGGTGCTCATTCAGGCGGGTTCATCCCCGCAAGGTCAGCAGTTCGCCTCCAAATATGGCGAGGTCATCTTCACCGCGCAGCAGTCGCTGGAAGCTGCCAAAGCCTTTTACCAAAGTGTGAACAGTAAGCTCATAGAGTCCGGCCGGGCGCCGGGAAGCTTGAAGATTATGCCGGGCATCTCACCAATTCTTGGCGCCACAGTGGAAGAAGCAAGACGCAAAGAGCAGGAGCTGATGGAGCTCATTCCAGCCGAGCTTGCTGTGGCTGCTCTATCCGGCATGGTAAGCTACGATCTCTCCGCCTACCCTCCCGATGGTCCTCTTCCCGAGATTCCGGACCCGGTTGAGAAATCTAACGGGATGAAGAGCCGGATTCAGCTCATTATGGATACAGCCCGTTCCCAGAACTTGTCCATCCTAGAGCTGGGCCGCAGAATTCTAGGAGCCCGCGGCCACCTGCAGTTCGTAGGAACACCGGAGCAGCTCGCGGACTTGATGGAACAATGGTTCCAGGAGAAGGCATGCGATGGCTTCAACGTCATGGGCCCTGTGCTTCCGGGTGATCTGGAGACCTTTACAGATGAGGTAATCCCTATTCTGCAGCGCAGATGTCTATTCCGCACAGAATATACAGGGACTACGCTTCGTGAACATCTAGGCCTGCTCAGACCCGAATCGGGACATTTCAGCAGCCGCGGCATCAAGGAACTTAGTGTCAATTAG